A genome region from Pseudodesulfovibrio alkaliphilus includes the following:
- the yjgA gene encoding ribosome biogenesis factor YjgA gives MGKRKPLYHPEEFNDRQYGPSKSQLKRDSTELQSLGEEFAALGDKVVREAGLPPELEAALLLIRTLTKHEARRRHLQYVGKLMRSFDTGRIREIVEAARQGHAVRTDAFHRTERLRDRMVDGDDELVQQFFTAYPGEGQRLRQLVLAARREKTAGKPPTSARALFRLLQGIPENLSDETAPERQE, from the coding sequence ATGGGCAAACGAAAACCCCTGTATCATCCCGAGGAATTCAACGACCGGCAATACGGTCCGAGCAAGTCGCAACTCAAACGCGACAGCACAGAACTGCAAAGCCTCGGCGAGGAATTCGCCGCCCTGGGCGACAAGGTGGTCCGCGAGGCAGGGCTGCCCCCGGAGCTGGAGGCCGCCCTGCTGCTCATCCGCACCCTCACCAAGCACGAGGCGCGGCGCAGGCACCTGCAGTACGTTGGAAAACTCATGCGCTCCTTCGATACCGGGCGCATCCGCGAGATCGTGGAAGCGGCCAGACAGGGACACGCGGTACGCACCGACGCCTTCCACCGCACCGAGAGGCTCAGGGACCGCATGGTGGACGGCGACGACGAGCTGGTGCAGCAATTCTTCACAGCCTACCCCGGCGAGGGACAGCGGCTGCGCCAGCTGGTACTGGCAGCCAGACGTGAAAAGACCGCGGGCAAGCCGCCGACCTCGGCCCGGGCCCTGTTCCGGTTGTTGCAGGGCATACCGGAAAACCTTTCGGATGAGACCGCGCCCGAACGGCAGGAATAG
- a CDS encoding MlaD family protein: MIRKQDYFKLGTFIIVGTAMLLAVIVILGAGRFFSTSFTIETYFNESVNGLEVGSPVKLRGVNIGRVADIDFVLNTYPDASLDERRYVYVICDIDNDVFGDLDKQEFAETIKQEVAHGLRVRPTSLGLTGQLFLNLTYDSNGEAPLTVDWIPTNNYVPAVQSTMNRIEAAITSISKTLSGLSQEDIGAIIKDIKSIVSTINSFIQTEDGKEAGKRILSILAETRDTLTRVNQLLADPAAKRIIPATARAVEGIDRIVAGAEGDVIAAAHDARAAMASFRKASDALARTLADPRLDQAMEHLAPSLENIGNASRDMAAAVSKVHALTNRLNALTASEEASIRAIIDDTREVMENIREITRDAKRYPSGMLFGNPPTQARPETD; the protein is encoded by the coding sequence ATGATCAGAAAGCAGGACTATTTCAAGCTTGGCACGTTCATCATCGTGGGCACCGCGATGTTGCTTGCGGTCATCGTCATCCTGGGCGCGGGCCGCTTCTTCAGCACCAGCTTCACCATCGAGACCTACTTCAACGAATCGGTCAACGGCCTGGAGGTGGGCTCGCCGGTCAAGCTGCGCGGCGTGAACATCGGCCGCGTGGCGGACATCGACTTCGTACTCAACACATACCCCGATGCCAGCCTGGACGAACGCCGCTACGTCTACGTCATCTGCGACATCGACAACGACGTGTTCGGCGACCTGGACAAGCAGGAGTTCGCCGAGACCATCAAGCAGGAGGTTGCCCACGGACTGCGCGTACGGCCCACCTCGCTGGGGCTCACCGGCCAGCTCTTCCTCAACCTGACCTACGATTCGAACGGCGAAGCGCCGCTAACCGTGGACTGGATTCCGACCAACAACTACGTTCCTGCCGTCCAAAGCACCATGAACCGCATTGAGGCGGCCATCACCTCCATCAGCAAAACCTTGAGCGGCCTCAGCCAGGAAGACATCGGCGCCATCATCAAGGACATCAAGTCCATCGTCTCGACCATCAACAGCTTCATCCAGACCGAGGACGGCAAGGAGGCCGGAAAACGCATCCTCTCCATCCTCGCCGAAACACGCGACACCCTGACCAGGGTTAACCAGCTCCTGGCCGACCCGGCCGCAAAGCGCATCATCCCGGCCACCGCCAGAGCCGTCGAGGGCATTGACCGGATTGTTGCGGGTGCCGAGGGGGATGTCATCGCCGCTGCCCACGACGCACGGGCGGCCATGGCCAGCTTCCGCAAAGCTTCCGACGCCCTGGCCCGCACCCTGGCAGATCCGCGCCTGGATCAGGCCATGGAACACTTGGCGCCGTCCCTTGAGAACATAGGCAACGCCTCTCGCGACATGGCCGCCGCCGTATCCAAGGTCCACGCCCTGACCAACCGGCTCAACGCCCTGACGGCCAGCGAGGAGGCCAGCATCCGCGCCATCATCGACGACACCCGCGAGGTCATGGAAAACATCAGGGAGATCACCCGCGACGCCAAGCGCTATCCCTCTGGCATGCTCTTCGGCAACCCGCCGACACAGGCCAGGCCTGAAACCGACTAA
- a CDS encoding DMT family transporter translates to MTLTQGKGLAFVALLTGVTLWASSFVVLKVAFTRFDPMVVIFGRMAVASLCFLLVARHLARTVDYRPGDWKPLLFMGFCEPGLYFIFEAMALTYTDASQAGMICALLPLMVAVGARFHLGERISRRTLSGFVLAIAGAVALSAAAKPSISAPNPALGNFLEFMAMVCATGYMVTLKGLTPRYNPWFLTMIQAFIGSIFYFPLLFLPTTTLPATLDPVGIGSIVFLGVFVTILAYGSYNFGMSKIPASQASAFVNLIPVITLVFGWFFLGELLTPFQYAASAVVLAGVFLSQDRKRPAPSAA, encoded by the coding sequence ATGACGCTGACGCAAGGCAAGGGGCTGGCGTTCGTGGCGCTGCTGACCGGCGTGACCCTGTGGGCCAGCTCGTTCGTGGTGCTTAAGGTCGCCTTCACCCGGTTCGACCCCATGGTGGTCATTTTCGGGCGCATGGCCGTGGCCTCGCTCTGTTTCCTCCTTGTCGCCAGGCATCTCGCCCGTACGGTGGATTATCGCCCGGGAGACTGGAAACCGCTGCTGTTCATGGGCTTTTGCGAACCGGGGCTCTATTTCATCTTTGAGGCCATGGCCCTGACCTACACCGACGCCTCCCAGGCAGGCATGATCTGCGCCCTGCTGCCGCTCATGGTGGCCGTGGGTGCGCGCTTCCACCTGGGCGAGCGCATCTCGCGGCGGACGCTCTCGGGTTTTGTTCTGGCCATCGCGGGCGCTGTGGCGCTGTCGGCGGCGGCAAAACCCAGCATCAGCGCCCCCAACCCTGCCCTTGGCAATTTCCTCGAATTCATGGCCATGGTCTGCGCCACCGGCTACATGGTCACTCTCAAAGGCCTCACCCCTCGCTACAACCCTTGGTTCCTGACCATGATCCAGGCGTTCATCGGGTCCATCTTCTACTTTCCGCTGCTTTTTCTGCCCACCACGACCCTTCCGGCCACCTTGGATCCGGTCGGCATCGGCTCCATTGTCTTTCTTGGCGTGTTCGTCACCATCCTGGCCTACGGCTCGTACAACTTCGGCATGTCCAAGATTCCGGCCAGTCAGGCATCCGCATTTGTCAACCTGATCCCGGTGATCACCCTGGTTTTCGGCTGGTTCTTCCTGGGCGAACTGCTGACCCCCTTCCAGTACGCGGCCTCGGCTGTGGTCCTTGCCGGAGTGTTCCTCAGCCAGGACCGCAAGCGCCCGGCTCCTTCGGCCGCGTGA
- a CDS encoding 1,4-dihydroxy-6-naphthoate synthase, whose product MAEALKIGYSPCPNDTFIFHALAAGIVPWSGGLEVTLADVEELNAMAAAGRLDVVKVSAAAVAGILDEYVLLRAGGAMGHGVGPVLVGRCAKDGLAALDGGRVAIPGRMTTGALLFGLCCREAGISVEAVPMVFDEVMDAVAAGRVDAGVVIHEGRFTYASKGLLRILDLGAWWEAHSGLPIPLGAIAMRRSLGREAALSMNEAIRESLLAARANPQRAWEYVKTHAQEMDDAVIHRHIETFVTGYSLDVGEAGERAMSRLLVEAAPRARRTGPDSVFITRPKEPGACGPG is encoded by the coding sequence ATGGCTGAAGCGCTCAAAATCGGTTATTCGCCGTGCCCCAACGACACTTTCATCTTTCATGCCCTGGCTGCCGGGATTGTCCCCTGGTCCGGCGGTTTGGAAGTCACCTTGGCGGACGTTGAGGAGCTCAACGCCATGGCTGCCGCCGGGCGGTTGGATGTGGTCAAGGTTTCGGCCGCGGCAGTGGCCGGGATTCTGGACGAGTATGTGCTGCTTCGGGCGGGCGGGGCCATGGGGCATGGCGTCGGCCCTGTGCTGGTGGGGCGCTGCGCCAAGGACGGTCTGGCCGCCCTGGACGGCGGACGGGTGGCCATTCCGGGTCGCATGACCACGGGTGCGCTGCTCTTTGGCCTGTGCTGCCGCGAGGCCGGGATTTCCGTCGAGGCCGTGCCCATGGTCTTTGACGAGGTCATGGACGCCGTGGCCGCCGGGCGGGTGGACGCCGGAGTGGTCATCCACGAGGGGCGTTTCACCTATGCGTCCAAGGGGCTTTTGCGCATCCTGGACCTGGGGGCGTGGTGGGAGGCGCATTCTGGGCTGCCCATTCCCCTGGGGGCCATCGCCATGCGCCGGTCTCTGGGCAGGGAGGCGGCCTTGTCCATGAACGAGGCGATCCGCGAGAGCCTGCTGGCCGCCCGGGCCAACCCGCAGAGAGCGTGGGAGTATGTCAAAACTCATGCCCAGGAGATGGATGACGCGGTCATCCACCGGCATATCGAGACATTCGTGACCGGCTACAGCCTGGACGTGGGTGAGGCCGGTGAACGGGCCATGAGCCGCCTTTTGGTCGAGGCAGCGCCTCGGGCGCGGCGGACCGGGCCTGACTCGGTGTTCATCACGCGGCCGAAGGAGCCGGGCGCTTGCGGTCCTGGCTGA
- a CDS encoding Lrp/AsnC family transcriptional regulator — protein MNNRKIDDLDLRILNILQEDGKVSNAEIARKVGKAPSAVLERVRKLRKSGVIKGYECIVDHKKLGRGLTAFTSIRVEEGVGATEVGEKLARLPEVLEVHYTAGRDSYLVKVRVEDTEALQATLAKFGTIGAVRDTNSTIVLTTVKESRVIPLPVNEG, from the coding sequence ATGAATAACAGAAAAATTGACGATCTCGATCTAAGAATCCTGAACATCCTTCAGGAGGACGGCAAGGTTTCCAATGCGGAAATAGCCCGCAAGGTCGGCAAGGCTCCGTCCGCCGTGCTTGAACGTGTGCGTAAGCTGCGCAAAAGCGGCGTGATCAAGGGCTACGAGTGCATCGTGGATCACAAGAAGCTCGGCCGCGGCCTGACCGCATTCACTTCCATCCGCGTCGAGGAGGGCGTGGGGGCCACCGAGGTGGGCGAAAAGCTCGCCCGTTTGCCCGAGGTCCTGGAGGTCCACTACACGGCCGGTCGGGACTCCTATCTGGTCAAGGTCCGGGTGGAGGATACCGAGGCCCTGCAGGCCACCCTGGCCAAGTTCGGCACCATCGGCGCGGTGCGCGATACCAATTCGACCATCGTTCTGACTACGGTAAAGGAATCCCGCGTGATCCCGCTTCCGGTGAACGAGGGCTAG
- a CDS encoding proline dehydrogenase family protein, with protein MTIDISFLDPRIIARGREFFSSISGEAPSVFNKGWWTGKVMDWAMKNEDFKVQMFRFVDVLPYLNTSGSLSRHIEEYFAGDDSNIPDVLKWGATKTKLGGGLVAKVLNMTIRSNIESMARQFIIGQTAKEAVKGIRKLRKDGFAFVIDLLGEATVSEAESAAYRDGYLEVLDAIHKELDKWPALDSASNLDWDHAPRINVAVKPSAFYSQSKPVDIEGTVRGMLANIEPVYRKVMDMGGFLCIDMEQLKYKDATVELYKQLRTKYSDYPHLGIVFQTYLRSVDADVADFLAWAREAGLPVSIRLVKGAYWDYETVMAKQNGWPVPVWTHKPESDAAFERVSRRILENSDICHFACASHNIRTISAVMELASALKVPEERYEFQVLYGMAEPVRKGLKNVARRVRLYCPYGDLLPGMAYLVRRLLENTANESFLKQTFADEADMDRLLENPEITLHRQLEGKCKAAEPRKDDAEGVGRFRNFPAVDFTSEAERLAFPEAIGRLRPSLGAMVPLFINGRDVETGDILESYNPADPAEIIGRVCQAGVAEVDEAIEAASSAYLSWRDVAPEERAAVLLRAAGYLKDNIHDFSALQVLEVGKQWDQAHADVAEAIDFLEYYAREMIRLGKPRRMGQAPGEMSQLFYQGKGVAAVIAPWNFPLAISVGMVAAAIVCGCPVVYKPAGSSSCIGRGLVEMWKAAGLPDGVFNYTPGRGSVIGDHLVDHPAVSVIAFTGSMEVGLRIQERAAKVQPGQQQCKRVIAEMGGKNATIIDDDADLDEAVLGVLYAAFGFQGQKCSACSRVIVLDAIYDKFVARLTEAANSVRLGPAEDPANYMGPVVDRSAQKNVLRYVEIAGQEGNVLVRREVSDELKAGGGCYVPLTIVDGINREHRIAQEEVFGPVLAVMRARDMSEALDIANSTRFALTGAIYSRSPANLERAYREFRVGNLYLNKPSVGALVERHAFGGFKMSGVGSKSGGPDYLLQFLDPRLVCENTMRRGFAPIEEDDDWLS; from the coding sequence ATGACAATCGACATATCCTTTCTGGACCCGAGAATCATCGCTCGGGGGCGGGAGTTCTTTTCGTCCATTTCCGGCGAGGCCCCTTCTGTCTTCAACAAGGGGTGGTGGACAGGCAAGGTCATGGACTGGGCCATGAAGAACGAGGACTTCAAGGTTCAGATGTTCCGTTTTGTCGATGTGCTGCCGTACCTGAACACCTCGGGATCGCTCTCGCGCCACATTGAGGAATATTTCGCGGGCGACGACTCCAACATCCCGGATGTGCTCAAGTGGGGGGCGACCAAGACCAAGCTGGGCGGCGGGTTGGTGGCCAAGGTGCTCAACATGACCATCCGCTCCAACATCGAGTCCATGGCCCGTCAGTTCATCATCGGCCAGACGGCCAAGGAGGCGGTCAAGGGCATCCGCAAGCTGCGCAAGGACGGCTTCGCCTTTGTCATCGACCTGCTGGGCGAGGCCACGGTCAGCGAGGCCGAATCCGCAGCCTACCGCGACGGCTATCTCGAAGTGCTCGACGCCATCCACAAGGAACTGGACAAATGGCCCGCCCTGGACAGCGCCAGCAACCTCGACTGGGACCACGCACCCCGGATCAATGTGGCGGTCAAGCCTTCGGCCTTCTACTCCCAATCCAAGCCTGTGGACATTGAGGGCACGGTCCGGGGCATGCTCGCCAACATTGAGCCGGTGTACCGCAAGGTCATGGATATGGGCGGTTTTCTGTGCATCGACATGGAGCAGCTCAAGTACAAGGACGCCACGGTGGAATTGTACAAGCAGTTGCGTACCAAGTATTCCGACTATCCGCACCTTGGCATTGTCTTCCAGACCTATCTGCGCAGCGTGGATGCCGATGTTGCCGACTTCCTGGCCTGGGCTCGCGAGGCCGGGCTGCCGGTCTCCATCCGTCTGGTCAAGGGCGCGTACTGGGACTACGAGACGGTCATGGCCAAGCAGAACGGCTGGCCCGTGCCCGTGTGGACCCACAAGCCCGAGTCCGACGCCGCCTTTGAGCGCGTGTCCAGGAGGATTCTCGAAAACAGCGACATCTGCCACTTTGCCTGCGCCTCGCACAACATCCGCACCATCTCGGCGGTCATGGAACTGGCCTCGGCCCTGAAGGTGCCCGAGGAGCGCTACGAGTTCCAGGTGCTCTACGGAATGGCCGAGCCGGTGCGCAAGGGCCTGAAGAACGTGGCCCGGCGGGTGCGCCTCTATTGCCCTTACGGCGACCTGTTGCCCGGCATGGCCTATCTGGTCCGGCGTCTGCTTGAAAACACAGCCAACGAATCGTTCCTCAAACAGACCTTTGCCGACGAGGCGGACATGGACAGGCTGCTGGAAAACCCCGAGATCACCCTGCACCGCCAGCTTGAGGGCAAGTGCAAGGCCGCCGAGCCCCGCAAGGATGATGCGGAGGGCGTCGGACGCTTCCGCAACTTCCCGGCCGTGGACTTCACCAGCGAAGCAGAGCGGCTGGCCTTCCCCGAGGCCATCGGGAGGCTGCGCCCGAGCCTTGGCGCCATGGTGCCTCTCTTTATCAACGGCCGCGACGTGGAGACGGGCGACATCCTCGAATCCTACAATCCGGCAGACCCTGCCGAGATCATCGGACGGGTCTGCCAGGCGGGCGTGGCCGAGGTTGACGAGGCCATCGAGGCCGCCTCTTCCGCCTATCTTTCCTGGCGCGACGTGGCGCCTGAGGAACGCGCCGCAGTGCTCCTGCGCGCTGCCGGATACCTCAAGGACAACATTCACGACTTCAGCGCCTTGCAGGTGCTTGAAGTGGGCAAGCAGTGGGATCAGGCCCATGCCGACGTGGCCGAGGCCATCGACTTCCTCGAATACTATGCCCGCGAGATGATCCGCCTTGGCAAGCCGAGGCGCATGGGGCAGGCTCCTGGCGAAATGAGCCAGCTTTTCTATCAGGGAAAGGGCGTGGCCGCTGTCATCGCGCCGTGGAACTTTCCGCTGGCCATCTCTGTGGGCATGGTCGCGGCGGCCATCGTCTGCGGTTGCCCGGTGGTCTACAAGCCGGCGGGCAGCTCTTCCTGCATTGGCCGGGGGCTGGTGGAGATGTGGAAGGCCGCCGGGCTGCCTGATGGCGTGTTTAACTACACTCCGGGGCGCGGTTCGGTCATCGGCGACCACCTGGTGGATCACCCGGCCGTGTCGGTCATCGCTTTCACCGGGTCCATGGAGGTTGGTCTGCGCATTCAGGAGCGAGCGGCCAAGGTGCAGCCCGGCCAGCAGCAGTGCAAGCGGGTCATCGCCGAGATGGGCGGCAAGAACGCCACCATCATCGATGACGACGCCGACCTCGACGAGGCCGTGCTCGGCGTGCTTTACGCCGCCTTCGGCTTCCAGGGCCAGAAATGCTCGGCCTGTTCACGGGTCATAGTGCTTGATGCCATCTATGACAAATTCGTGGCCCGGCTGACCGAGGCGGCCAATTCCGTCAGGCTCGGTCCGGCCGAAGACCCGGCCAACTACATGGGGCCGGTGGTGGACAGGAGCGCCCAGAAGAACGTGCTGCGCTATGTGGAAATAGCCGGGCAGGAGGGCAATGTGCTGGTCCGGCGCGAGGTTTCCGACGAACTGAAGGCCGGAGGCGGTTGCTATGTGCCGCTGACCATCGTGGATGGCATCAACCGGGAACACCGCATTGCCCAGGAAGAGGTCTTCGGCCCGGTCCTGGCTGTGATGCGCGCCCGGGATATGAGCGAGGCCCTTGACATTGCCAACTCCACCCGCTTCGCTCTGACCGGGGCGATCTATTCGCGCAGCCCGGCCAATCTTGAGCGGGCCTACCGTGAATTCCGGGTGGGCAACCTGTATCTGAACAAACCCAGCGTAGGCGCTTTGGTCGAGCGCCACGCCTTTGGCGGTTTCAAGATGTCCGGCGTGGGCTCCAAGTCCGGCGGGCCGGACTATCTGCTCCAGTTCCTCGATCCGCGTTTGGTCTGCGAGAATACCATGCGCCGCGGCTTCGCCCCCATTGAGGAAGACGACGACTGGTTGAGTTGA
- a CDS encoding ABC-type transport auxiliary lipoprotein family protein, producing MKKIILLIALALACTACVKLGGKPVDKRYYRIALAREQVVPPAQDGPVLSVRRLSVSELYNTREMVYQLADGRMESDFYNLYFITPGIMLSTELRNWLAASGRFSHVVSQGSLAVPHLTLEGVVNTLYGDFAASPPAAVISMQFFLVDESTPDNAILFSGDYAQRIPLAQPTPGELVKALNQGAGAIFTQLELDLAQAEY from the coding sequence ATGAAAAAAATCATCCTGCTCATCGCCCTGGCCCTGGCCTGCACAGCCTGCGTCAAGCTCGGCGGCAAGCCCGTCGACAAGCGATACTACCGCATCGCCCTTGCCAGGGAACAAGTCGTCCCTCCGGCCCAGGACGGTCCGGTACTCAGCGTCCGCAGACTTTCCGTCTCGGAACTCTACAACACCCGGGAGATGGTCTACCAACTGGCCGACGGACGCATGGAGTCCGACTTTTACAACCTCTATTTCATCACGCCGGGCATCATGCTCTCCACAGAGCTGCGCAACTGGCTGGCTGCCTCGGGCCGGTTCTCCCATGTCGTGTCTCAAGGCAGCCTGGCCGTGCCCCATCTGACACTTGAAGGTGTGGTCAACACCCTGTATGGAGACTTCGCGGCCTCGCCACCGGCAGCTGTCATATCCATGCAGTTCTTCCTGGTGGACGAATCCACCCCGGACAATGCCATCCTCTTTTCCGGCGACTATGCCCAGCGCATTCCCCTGGCCCAGCCGACCCCGGGCGAGCTGGTCAAGGCGCTGAACCAGGGTGCCGGGGCCATCTTCACCCAACTTGAACTTGATCTGGCGCAGGCGGAGTATTGA
- a CDS encoding ABC transporter permease, with amino-acid sequence MQLLIRGRLDAPGTAHVWDAAAATAREAAARLPGRELAADCSAIEYMDGSGAALLLKLREVVSAQGATLALTGLGPRHSRLMDLTWHCPDETDARIPERRGLAHRVGMAAGDTLRAAREMVTFVGEASVIIAGAIAHPSRIRWKDVLLSCVQVGVDSLFIITLIGFLMGLIMSFQSAISLQRFGGEIFVPNMLGLVMFREMGPLVTAILLAARSGSAFAAEIGTMKINEELDALTTMGLSPMRFLVVPKLLSSLAMVPLMTIFFNLASLVGGAIVMLSLGYPLVTFTSRVFKYVQYSDFFGGMLKALVFAVLVAGVGCLRGMQTRSGASAVGLSTTSAVVTGIIFIAFADGLFAVAYYYLKI; translated from the coding sequence ATGCAGCTGCTCATCCGAGGCAGGCTTGATGCGCCGGGCACGGCCCATGTCTGGGACGCGGCAGCCGCCACGGCCAGGGAGGCTGCCGCAAGGCTTCCGGGTCGTGAGCTGGCGGCGGACTGCTCGGCCATTGAATACATGGACGGTTCTGGCGCGGCCCTGCTGCTCAAGCTGCGCGAAGTGGTGTCGGCCCAAGGGGCCACCCTGGCCCTGACCGGCCTCGGCCCGAGGCACAGCCGACTCATGGATCTGACCTGGCACTGCCCGGACGAGACCGACGCCCGGATTCCCGAGCGGCGCGGACTGGCCCATCGCGTGGGCATGGCGGCCGGCGATACCCTGAGGGCGGCGCGGGAGATGGTGACCTTTGTGGGCGAGGCTTCGGTCATCATCGCCGGAGCCATCGCGCACCCCTCGCGAATCCGTTGGAAGGATGTGCTGCTCTCCTGCGTCCAGGTGGGCGTGGACTCGCTGTTCATCATCACCCTCATCGGTTTCTTGATGGGGCTTATCATGTCCTTTCAGTCGGCCATCAGCCTGCAGCGGTTCGGAGGTGAAATCTTCGTGCCCAACATGCTCGGGCTGGTCATGTTCCGCGAGATGGGGCCGCTGGTGACGGCCATCCTGCTGGCAGCGCGCTCGGGCTCGGCCTTTGCCGCCGAGATCGGCACCATGAAGATCAACGAGGAACTCGACGCCCTGACCACCATGGGGCTCTCCCCCATGCGCTTTCTGGTGGTGCCAAAGCTGCTGTCGTCCCTGGCCATGGTGCCGCTGATGACCATCTTCTTCAATCTGGCGAGCCTTGTGGGCGGGGCCATCGTCATGCTCTCCCTGGGGTATCCGCTGGTGACATTCACTTCCCGGGTCTTCAAGTACGTTCAATACAGCGATTTCTTCGGGGGAATGCTCAAGGCCCTGGTTTTCGCCGTGCTGGTGGCCGGGGTGGGCTGCCTGCGCGGCATGCAGACCCGCAGCGGGGCGAGCGCGGTGGGCCTCTCCACCACAAGTGCGGTGGTCACGGGCATCATCTTCATCGCCTTTGCCGACGGCCTCTTCGCCGTGGCCTACTACTACCTCAAGATATAG
- a CDS encoding TetR/AcrR family transcriptional regulator, whose translation MESRNRTFENLPGDKRERVLAEATREFAEHGYHQASVNRMVQRLGIAKGSLFKYFGSKQGIFEYLFSQTVAEFKKPLKAIRDDESGDLFERIERTLLAGAEFVTAHPLVYGIYLKMVYQQGFPMRDTFLGEIRTASDKYLRTLVANAAATGQLRPDIDQGMAALHLDAVMDRFLQSCAVPALNPGGGDIPDRETTRTRARAVADFLRRGLGAHSANSEEHRCR comes from the coding sequence ATGGAATCCCGAAACCGGACCTTTGAAAACCTTCCCGGCGACAAACGCGAGCGCGTGCTGGCCGAGGCAACGCGGGAATTTGCCGAGCACGGCTACCACCAGGCAAGCGTGAACCGCATGGTGCAGCGGCTGGGCATCGCCAAGGGGTCGCTCTTCAAGTATTTCGGCTCCAAACAGGGCATCTTCGAGTACCTTTTCAGTCAGACCGTAGCCGAGTTCAAAAAGCCCCTCAAGGCCATCAGGGACGACGAAAGCGGAGATCTCTTCGAGCGCATCGAGCGGACCCTGTTGGCCGGTGCCGAGTTCGTGACCGCCCATCCTCTGGTCTACGGCATCTATCTCAAGATGGTCTACCAGCAGGGGTTCCCCATGCGCGACACCTTTCTGGGCGAAATCCGCACGGCCTCCGACAAGTATCTGCGCACCCTGGTGGCCAACGCCGCCGCCACGGGCCAACTCCGCCCGGACATAGACCAGGGCATGGCTGCGCTCCATCTGGACGCGGTAATGGACCGCTTTCTCCAGTCCTGCGCCGTCCCGGCCCTCAACCCCGGCGGAGGAGACATCCCGGACCGGGAAACCACCCGGACCAGGGCCAGGGCCGTGGCCGATTTCCTGCGCCGCGGACTCGGCGCCCACTCTGCAAATTCCGAGGAACACCGATGCAGATAG
- a CDS encoding ABC transporter ATP-binding protein: MTAVQPIISVRNLTCGYDDTVVVEDVSFDIMPGEVFVILGGSGCGKSTLLKNMIGLYEPMAGQVLIDGRDLVAANGRERDAIIRRFGVMYQMGALFGSMSLLQNVMLPLEEFTDLPHEAMVMVARSKLAMVNLENSLYKLPAALSGGMKKRAAIARAMALDPTILFLDEPGAGLDPISSAELDELILSLSQALGITFVIVTHELASIYKTADRVIMLDKEVRTIVAQGDPRVLRDTSENIYVKRFFHRMPSQGSGSSQADCAAG; the protein is encoded by the coding sequence ATGACCGCAGTGCAACCCATCATCAGCGTGCGCAACCTCACTTGCGGCTACGACGACACTGTTGTGGTGGAGGATGTCAGCTTCGACATCATGCCCGGCGAGGTTTTCGTCATTCTCGGCGGTTCCGGCTGCGGCAAGAGCACCCTGCTCAAAAACATGATCGGACTTTATGAGCCCATGGCCGGGCAGGTGCTCATCGACGGACGCGACCTGGTCGCGGCCAACGGCCGCGAACGCGATGCGATCATCCGCCGGTTCGGGGTCATGTATCAGATGGGTGCGCTCTTCGGCTCCATGTCGCTTTTGCAGAATGTCATGCTTCCGCTTGAGGAGTTCACGGATTTGCCGCACGAGGCCATGGTCATGGTCGCCCGTTCCAAGCTGGCCATGGTCAACCTGGAAAACTCGCTCTACAAACTGCCTGCGGCCTTAAGCGGGGGCATGAAGAAGCGTGCGGCCATCGCCAGGGCCATGGCCCTTGACCCCACCATCCTTTTTCTCGACGAGCCCGGGGCCGGGCTCGACCCCATCTCATCGGCCGAGCTTGACGAACTGATACTCAGCCTGTCACAGGCGCTGGGCATCACCTTTGTCATCGTCACCCACGAACTGGCGAGCATTTACAAAACGGCCGATCGGGTTATCATGCTTGACAAGGAAGTCAGAACCATCGTTGCCCAGGGCGACCCCAGAGTGCTGCGCGACACCTCGGAAAACATCTACGTCAAGCGGTTCTTCCACCGCATGCCCTCACAAGGCTCAGGAAGCTCCCAGGCCGACTGCGCCGCAGGATAA